From the Chryseobacterium sp. G0201 genome, the window ACTTAAAGGATCTACTATAATCGTAATTTTATGCTTTTTACGATTAGCCAAAGCAAGAAGCTTTTTATCTTCCTGGCTGATATGATAAACGATGACTTTCATACTGTCTGTTCAATCTTCAAATGTATTGAACAGCATAGAACTTACAAATGCATGAAATCATCATAAAAAGTGATAGAGATTAGTTTTTAAGCTTTTGAAGTCTTAAAACATCAAGTATGGTAATCTTCCCGGCACTTCTATCTATTAAATTTTCTTGTTTAAAATCACTGAGAATTCTGCTTACTGTTTCGATAGCCATTCCAGCCATAGAAGCGAGATTTTCTCTTGAAATTTCAAAATTTTCAGTGTGAGGATGTTTTGTATGAAGTTTAAGTAAAACTTCTGCCATTCTTTTTCTCACAGAAAAATACGCAAGCTGCAATAGCTGCTCTTCATGGGTAATAACATTTTGTGCAAGAATTTTAATAAATTTCTCCGCTACATCAGGATATTTATACAGTAATTGGTCAATTACTTCTCCGGGAACCGAACAAAGTGTAGCATCCTCCAATACCTTAGCCGTCTCTTTATATTCTTTTCCTGCAAATAATGAAGTGAGTCCAAAATATTCTTCCGGACTATAGACTCCTGTCATGAGTTCTTTCCCATCTTCCGTCATTTTTGTTGTTTTCACTGAACCGGATATAATTAAATAGACAGCATTTGCTGCATCACCCTCATAGTATATAATCTGCTTCTTTTTAAAGGACTTCACTTTTCGTTCATCAAAAGCTTTCTTTAGTTCATCAAGTCCGTGTGAACCCTGAAATAAATTTGTCATTTGAGTAAGAATATTGCTGTAAAGGCTTTTCTGACGTTCTTTCTTTTTCAATCGGCTTTCAATAGCACTGAGGAGTTCTATGTCATCAAAAGGTTTGGTAAGATAGTCATCAGCACCCATTTCTATTCCTTTTCGGACTTCTACCCGATCGGTTTTTGCCGTTACAAAAATAAAAGGAATAAGTGCAGTATCCTCTCTCTTGCTTAAAAGATGTAAAACCCCATACCCGTCAAGCTCCGGCATCATAATATCACATAATATCACATCCGGGATATGTTTAATGGCCAGATCTACTCCCTGTTTGCCATTAGAAGCCTGAAATACTTCATAATTGGCAAGCTGAAGAATCTCTGAAGTACTTTCGCGGATATCATCATTATCTTCGATAATCAAGAGGCGTGTTTTTTCCATTGGAACTAAATTGGAGTATTATTAACTGACTTTTTCTGAAATGATAAGGTAAACTCGGTACCTTTACCTGATTTACTTTCAAAAAGGATCCTACCATCCATAAGATTTACATACCGCTGCACAATATTGAGCCCTAACCCAGTTCCGGGAATATTTCCTATATTATGCGCTCTAAAAAATGGCTGAAAAAGACCGGATTGATCTTCTTCAGGTATTCCTATTCCATTATCTTTTACTGAAAACATATATTGATCTTTATTTATTTCTGTAGAGAATTCAATCAACGTATGTTCTCCTGAATATTTTATAGCATTGCTTATTAAATTCATTAAACAATTCCTTAATAAATTTTGATCCAAATTTATTTCACTCTCTGATCCTGTATGCTGATAAATAATAATTTGGTCCTCTTTGGTTATGAGTTGCATTTCTTCCGTAAGTTCTTCTGAAAATTTAACAATATCAAATGAGTCATATTGAGGTTTTACAATCCCTGTATCCAATTTTTCTAAGGAAAGAAAATCATTGAGAATGGAATTCAAACTGGCAATTGCATTTTTTATCTTATGAAGATGTTTTAATATTTGGATATTGTCTGAAGTTTGAAGATATTTTTCAATAAGTACGGCAGAAAGCTGCATAGAACTTAAAGGAGTACGAAATTCGTGCGATGCCATTGAAACAAAACGGCTTTTCATCCGATTGAGTTGTTTCTCTTTTTCCAAGGCCATACTAGCCTCTTCTTTTGCTTTTTCCAATTCATGAAGTATTTTTTTTAGGGATTTTGTTCTATTCTCTACCAATTCTTCCAGCTCGCCGGCGTATTTTTTAAGAGATTCTTCCGCTTCTTTTTCTTTAGAAAGATCGTGTATAAAACCTGTATAGATCACCCTATCCTGATATTGCACTTCGCTTACAGCAAGCCTGAAAGGAAATTGTGTACCATCTTTTCTCAAGCCCCTAACTTCCCTTCCTTTTCCAATGATTTTCTTTTCTCCAGTATCCTGATAATGAATAAGGTAACCATCATGCCTGCCTTTATCGGGTTCCGGCATCAGTACTGAAATATTTTTATCTACTAACTCTTCTTCTTTATACCCAAATATTTTTAGCGCAGAGGGATTCAGACTTTCTATTCTGCCTCTGTTATCAATGGTTATAATACCATCAATCGCTGTTTCTATAATAGCATGCAAAAGTTTAGTATTTTCCATAATCCATATCTTAAACCATTATTTAAAGTTATGAATTTTAGTACACTAAAGGCATCTGAATGTGAAAGAATGTTAAAATATTAAACTTTTATTAATTATTATCAATAAACAATATTTAAAAAAAAATGAAATTTCATTTAAAAAAACAGCTGATCAATTTCCGGAATGATTAATAGTGGAATTTCTAACTCAACAGCCTGTCTTGCAGCATGACTGCTTTTAGTAAATCTTTCGAGAAAACTCCTGTGGTCATGTCCCATTGCCAAAATATCAATCTCTTTATTTTTCAGGATATCTAAACCGTAATCTATATTTTCGCTGTAAATACAGTTATAACAAACTTTACCATCAAGAGCCTTTAAAAAGACTTCTTTTTTATGTTCATAAGAAGTATCCTGAATCACATCATTATTGCTCTGAATAATGTGAGTAATTAAAAGTTCGGCATCAAAGTATTGGGCAAACATAATCAATGATTGAGCTATTTTTATATCTTTTTTATTCAGATCTGTTGCAAAAGCGATCTTTTTTATTCCCTTATATTTATGGTTTTGAGGAATTAGAAGGAGCGGATGTTGTGTATTTTCAATCATTTTAAGACTGTTGCTTCCAAAAATAAACCGGGCAAGCATCCCATCTCCCTGCATCCCCATTACAATAAGCAATGTTTTATTATTGTCTGCTGTATTATTTATTAACTGCACAGCATCACCTCCCTCGCAAGAGTAATATATAGACGGATGATAAGGAAAAGCCTCATCTCCCCATAAAGTTTTCTCTTTATCTTCAAGTACTTTTACCAATTTTTTCATCTCCTTACTGTTTTCATCCTGTAAAGCCGGATATTCATATAAGGCCCACGCAGTCTGTCCAAGCATAGGACTATCAACCGGCAGTGCAAAGGCATGGCACAAATTAATATTACATTTTAGCTCATTAGCCAGATGAAGTGCATACAATGCAGCATTTTTTGCGGGCTTTGAATAGTCTATAGGTACTACAATCGTTCTCATAATTCTATTATTTATCTTGGTTAAATTTATTTTCGAGTGAATCATCAAAATGGTAAATGTCTTTATACAGTACAGGTTTTCCATCTTTTATCAGGCAGGTCAGATAAGTAATAATGATGGGAACCGGTTGCTTTAAAACAAAATCTTTTCTTTGGTACTCAGCCATTGCATTTTCTAAAACAGGAATCTTATGTTCCGAATGATCATATTTTAATATGAGAGATGCGAGCTCTTTGGCATTTTCAACACGAATGCACCCGTGACTCAAAGCTCTATCATCTTTTTTAAACAATTGTTTCTGAGAAGTATCATGAAGATATACTCCATAAGAGTTATCAAATCTAAAAACCACTGCTCCCAGTGCATTATCACATCCGGACGATTGTCTTACACTATATCTGTGAGGATTTTGGCGGATCTCTTTTAGTTTTGACGAAGTTATTTCAACTTCATTACCTTGTTTATTGTAAACTGAATAATGATGATCTTCCAGATACCTGCTGTTTTTTAAAATTTTTGGAAGCATTTCTTTTATAAATATACTTTGGGGAACTCTCCAGTCAGGGGCTGTTGTAAAATAAGTAACACTGCTTTCCAGGACCGGAGTTTTGGTAGTAGGTTTTCCTATAATTACTTTGAAATCAAATACACTGTCTTTCTGGTGAAATTCTAATGTATAGGAAGGAATATTGACTAATATATACGCTTGATCTCTTGTATTGATCCATCGCAGGCGTTCCATATTGATAACAATCTTTTCAATTTCAGGTTGAGGAGCCAAGCAATCGTTTTCTTCATAGAGTCCATTTAAATAATTTTGAAGGTCTGTATAAGCTTTAATCTTAGGCTGAACTTCAAGGATCACCTTAAGAAAATCTGTCTGCTGTTTTGCAAATAGTAATACTTCCTCTGAGCGAAATCCATTAATATCCTTAGTATCAATATATGCCGAGTTGTATGAAGGATTGTATTTTCCAAAATGCAGATTATTAATAAACGTTATTAAGGCATCTGTCATCAGAATATCGAACACAGCTAACTCTTTTTGATTTATTCCTACAGGAGTATCTCTCAATTTTCTTAATTTCTGAAGAGAAATTGCTTCCCAATGATAATCAGATAAAGTGAGTCCGAATCGGTAGGAATACGTCAGTAACAACATTGCTAGTTCAGGTTGATCTGACTTCTGTTTATCATTTATCCAAGCATATTCATAGTCATTTTTGGTATAAAACTGAATGATTGATTTTGGGTAATGCAGCTTAGAGAGAGTAACGCTATCTTTAAGTGAAGAAGCAATCTCATTAGTCATTTTCAAATCCTGAGCCCGGGTGATAATTGCACAGCAAAGAATAATTGTGAAGGTCAAAAAAGCTTTCATGAGTAATAATTTAGCAGTGTAAATTTCCAAATTACTGCCTTGCTAAATAATGACTACTATCACTAAAAATAATGATTCCAGCTATAATTTAAGTTTCATCAAAGCTCTCCAAAAACTTAATATAAAAAGCTTGAATCTTGTATAAAGGGTTGAATTGAAGAACTGACCAACATCACTAGGGTTCCATTAAGATACTTTAGGGTATTCTAAAGAGCCCTTTTTAGTTAAGTTTCATTGTCCTGAATTTATTGCTTTTAAATAATGACTTTGATTATTTAAAAATATGATATTACTAAATATCCTAATTTTTCCTTTTCCTTTTTACATATTTATAAATCTCAAACCATAAAACAGAAAGAGTTGCAATGAAAACAGCCATCCCCAATTCGCTTATACTAAGCGCCGTTACTTTAAAGAATAGAGAAATAGGTTTTACATATAATATGACTAAAAGCATCATCATGACTGAGGCAGAAATGCCAATAAGTAAAGGATTACGGTTTCTAAAACTTTCCAGCACACTATAAAAGAATGACCGGTTGACAAAGCTCAGTAATATATTGGCAAAGATTAAGGTACTGAATACCATTGCCCTTGTCTTTTCTTCACTACCACCCTGCTGAACTGTAAACTGATACGCAAATAGAACTCCTAGGGTGATTATCACCCCTTGTACAATACTGATTCCCAGTTCATTTAAACTTAAAAAAGTGTCTCCAATAGCTCTTGGAGGCTGTTTCATAGTGTTTTTTTCCATTGGTTCATTTTCATAAACAATAGAACAAGTTGGTCCCATGACTAACTCGAGGAATATGATGTGAACGGGGGTAAATATGTGTGGAAATACCCATCCTAAAAATAAAGGTAAAGACACCGTCAGAATAATCGGAATATGGATGGAAATAATATATTGGATCGCCTTTTTAATATTGGTATAAATTCTTCTACCTGCAGCAATTGCAACAATCAGTTTTTCTAAATCATCATTAGTAATTACCAGCGCTGCAGCTGATTTAGCGATTTCGGTTCCTTTATTTCCCATTGCTACACCAATGTGGGCAGCTTTTAATGCTGGGCCATCGTTTACACCATCTCCAAGCATGGCTACCACTTCACCTTTCTTTTTCAGGGCATTTACTACCGCAAGTTTGGCATCTGGAAACATTCTGGTAAACAAAACTGTACGTTCTGAAAGTTCCATTAGCTTTTCTTCAGAATGGACTATAATATTACTACCATTGATTGCAGGAGCATCATTTTTAATTCCAGCCTGAAGCGCAATTGCATTCGTTGTATCTTCATTATCGCCAGTAATGACTTTTACCTTAATTCCTGCATCATAAACACTTTGAAATACCTCTTTTATCCCTTTTTTTGGGGGATCATAAAACACAGTCAGCCCTAAAAATTCAAAATCAAAATTCTGTTGGCTTTTTGGAAAGCTGTTTCCATCAAAATGGGACTTAGCAACTCCCAAAACACGATAACCTTGCTGTCCAAATGTTTTGACAATATCTCTTATCTTATTTTTTTCCGCCTCTGAAAGATTAGAAACGCTAAGAATAGCTTCGGGAGCTCCTTTAGTAGCGATGATTCTGTCTTTATTTGTATTTTCAAAAAGATGGGTCATCATTGGAGGCTTCCCTTCAAGCGGATATTCATGAAACATCCTGTATTCTTTTCTTATATCATTGTTTTGAGTCTGTTCATACGTTTTGTGTAAAGTGATTTCCATAGGGTCAAAAGGGACTGGCTCACTGCTCCACATTGCATAATCAATCAGTTCTTTCAATTCGTCAGACTCAAATTCCTTTTCTTCATAAATCCTGTCGGAATGGTAATCATACAAATGTTGAAGCTTCATTGAGTTCTCAGTAATGGTTCCTGTTTTATCGGTACAGATAACCGTCGTACTTCCCAGGGTTTCTACAATACTGCTCCGCTTAATAATAATTCCCTGACGCATCAGTTTCCACGCACCCAAAGCCATAAAAGTTGTAAAGGCTACAGGAATTTCTTCAGGCAATACTGACATTGCCAGTGTTAATCCACTAAGTAGACTCGTAACCAGATCTCCGGTTTTAATATAGCTGAAGATGCAAACCATCAAAAAAATAACGATACCGATAACTGCCATC encodes:
- a CDS encoding response regulator, with product MEKTRLLIIEDNDDIRESTSEILQLANYEVFQASNGKQGVDLAIKHIPDVILCDIMMPELDGYGVLHLLSKREDTALIPFIFVTAKTDRVEVRKGIEMGADDYLTKPFDDIELLSAIESRLKKKERQKSLYSNILTQMTNLFQGSHGLDELKKAFDERKVKSFKKKQIIYYEGDAANAVYLIISGSVKTTKMTEDGKELMTGVYSPEEYFGLTSLFAGKEYKETAKVLEDATLCSVPGEVIDQLLYKYPDVAEKFIKILAQNVITHEEQLLQLAYFSVRKRMAEVLLKLHTKHPHTENFEISRENLASMAGMAIETVSRILSDFKQENLIDRSAGKITILDVLRLQKLKN
- a CDS encoding PAS domain-containing sensor histidine kinase is translated as MENTKLLHAIIETAIDGIITIDNRGRIESLNPSALKIFGYKEEELVDKNISVLMPEPDKGRHDGYLIHYQDTGEKKIIGKGREVRGLRKDGTQFPFRLAVSEVQYQDRVIYTGFIHDLSKEKEAEESLKKYAGELEELVENRTKSLKKILHELEKAKEEASMALEKEKQLNRMKSRFVSMASHEFRTPLSSMQLSAVLIEKYLQTSDNIQILKHLHKIKNAIASLNSILNDFLSLEKLDTGIVKPQYDSFDIVKFSEELTEEMQLITKEDQIIIYQHTGSESEINLDQNLLRNCLMNLISNAIKYSGEHTLIEFSTEINKDQYMFSVKDNGIGIPEEDQSGLFQPFFRAHNIGNIPGTGLGLNIVQRYVNLMDGRILFESKSGKGTEFTLSFQKKSVNNTPI
- a CDS encoding universal stress protein gives rise to the protein MRTIVVPIDYSKPAKNAALYALHLANELKCNINLCHAFALPVDSPMLGQTAWALYEYPALQDENSKEMKKLVKVLEDKEKTLWGDEAFPYHPSIYYSCEGGDAVQLINNTADNNKTLLIVMGMQGDGMLARFIFGSNSLKMIENTQHPLLLIPQNHKYKGIKKIAFATDLNKKDIKIAQSLIMFAQYFDAELLITHIIQSNNDVIQDTSYEHKKEVFLKALDGKVCYNCIYSENIDYGLDILKNKEIDILAMGHDHRSFLERFTKSSHAARQAVELEIPLLIIPEIDQLFF
- a CDS encoding L,D-transpeptidase family protein — its product is MKAFLTFTIILCCAIITRAQDLKMTNEIASSLKDSVTLSKLHYPKSIIQFYTKNDYEYAWINDKQKSDQPELAMLLLTYSYRFGLTLSDYHWEAISLQKLRKLRDTPVGINQKELAVFDILMTDALITFINNLHFGKYNPSYNSAYIDTKDINGFRSEEVLLFAKQQTDFLKVILEVQPKIKAYTDLQNYLNGLYEENDCLAPQPEIEKIVINMERLRWINTRDQAYILVNIPSYTLEFHQKDSVFDFKVIIGKPTTKTPVLESSVTYFTTAPDWRVPQSIFIKEMLPKILKNSRYLEDHHYSVYNKQGNEVEITSSKLKEIRQNPHRYSVRQSSGCDNALGAVVFRFDNSYGVYLHDTSQKQLFKKDDRALSHGCIRVENAKELASLILKYDHSEHKIPVLENAMAEYQRKDFVLKQPVPIIITYLTCLIKDGKPVLYKDIYHFDDSLENKFNQDK
- a CDS encoding cation-translocating P-type ATPase; the encoded protein is MSYNLPEGLRGLTKDEVETSRKQYGYNRLENIRKNTWFDLLIDILKEPMLILLIIISLIYVIVGDYGEAAFMFVAILAVTAISFYQDNRSKKALEELEKLNEPLSTVIRNSKAVEIPTHEIVVGDLCITEEGRIINADGVIVHSNDFSVNESSLTGESFSVFKDNKSEDNLVYSGTVTVSGLAVFKVDKIGKETRVGKIGESILNIKEEISPLQIQIRKFVQWMAVIGIVIFLMVCIFSYIKTGDLVTSLLSGLTLAMSVLPEEIPVAFTTFMALGAWKLMRQGIIIKRSSIVETLGSTTVICTDKTGTITENSMKLQHLYDYHSDRIYEEKEFESDELKELIDYAMWSSEPVPFDPMEITLHKTYEQTQNNDIRKEYRMFHEYPLEGKPPMMTHLFENTNKDRIIATKGAPEAILSVSNLSEAEKNKIRDIVKTFGQQGYRVLGVAKSHFDGNSFPKSQQNFDFEFLGLTVFYDPPKKGIKEVFQSVYDAGIKVKVITGDNEDTTNAIALQAGIKNDAPAINGSNIIVHSEEKLMELSERTVLFTRMFPDAKLAVVNALKKKGEVVAMLGDGVNDGPALKAAHIGVAMGNKGTEIAKSAAALVITNDDLEKLIVAIAAGRRIYTNIKKAIQYIISIHIPIILTVSLPLFLGWVFPHIFTPVHIIFLELVMGPTCSIVYENEPMEKNTMKQPPRAIGDTFLSLNELGISIVQGVIITLGVLFAYQFTVQQGGSEEKTRAMVFSTLIFANILLSFVNRSFFYSVLESFRNRNPLLIGISASVMMMLLVILYVKPISLFFKVTALSISELGMAVFIATLSVLWFEIYKYVKRKRKN